The proteins below come from a single Limnobaculum xujianqingii genomic window:
- a CDS encoding sigma 54-interacting transcriptional regulator yields the protein MALLQIEQSTGLDEEDALRQELENFRILVDVTNTVIAKRDLNELSCELSDEIHHFFNISYISLDLPDNTNQCLSRYTTHFKSSQKVQRTQESLSLNSSTLSLVFNDPQARLIYGCKFNRRDNNDDYIGSMLKTTLPVFCLLPLIFNEKVLGVLCLGSIDDSVFSSKNIHLLQHIAARISIAIDNALAYEEISRLKDNLLYENQYLTEEIKNFENFDEIVGQSEAMSSVLEQVAMVAESDCTVLILGETGTGKELIARAIHKMSQRSTRTMIKVNCAAIPSGLLESDLFGHEKGAFTGATAQRIGRFEQANRSSLFLDEVGDIPLELQSKLLRVIQEREIERLGSNKIIPVDVRLIAATNCNLHQMVIDKQYRSDLYYRLNVFPIVIPPLRGRPEDIPLLVKFFTKKIARRMNRHIESVPTETINLLKKLPWPGNVRELENVIERAVILTKGTTLTLQPHELQHHLSPMDSHPQPVKVMAKLMKTKPVKLADDDETERQEIIRILKETNGIVAGPRGAAEKLGLKRTTLLSRMQRLGISVKDIQDND from the coding sequence ATGGCATTGTTACAGATAGAGCAATCAACCGGTCTTGATGAGGAAGATGCACTCCGACAGGAGTTGGAGAACTTTCGCATTTTGGTTGATGTTACCAATACTGTGATTGCCAAAAGAGACCTTAATGAACTCTCTTGTGAACTCTCCGATGAAATACATCACTTCTTTAATATCAGCTATATCAGCCTTGACCTGCCGGATAATACTAATCAATGTTTGAGCCGCTATACCACCCACTTTAAATCCAGCCAAAAAGTACAACGTACTCAGGAAAGTCTTTCATTAAATAGCTCAACACTATCGTTGGTATTTAACGACCCGCAGGCCCGTCTGATATATGGCTGTAAGTTTAACCGGCGGGACAATAATGACGATTATATTGGCTCAATGCTCAAAACTACCTTGCCGGTTTTTTGTCTCTTACCGCTGATATTTAATGAAAAAGTGCTGGGTGTTCTGTGTTTAGGCAGCATTGATGACAGCGTGTTTTCCAGCAAAAATATTCATCTGCTTCAGCATATTGCAGCCAGAATCTCGATAGCCATTGATAATGCTCTGGCCTATGAAGAGATCTCTCGCCTGAAAGACAATCTGCTGTATGAGAACCAATACCTCACTGAAGAGATCAAAAACTTTGAAAATTTTGATGAGATAGTTGGTCAAAGCGAGGCCATGTCATCAGTGCTTGAACAAGTTGCTATGGTGGCAGAAAGTGATTGTACGGTTCTGATACTGGGAGAAACCGGAACCGGGAAGGAATTGATAGCCAGAGCAATCCATAAAATGAGCCAGCGCAGCACCCGTACAATGATTAAAGTTAACTGTGCTGCAATCCCTTCAGGTTTACTGGAGAGCGATCTGTTTGGTCATGAGAAAGGGGCATTTACCGGAGCAACGGCCCAACGTATTGGCCGTTTTGAACAGGCTAACCGTAGCTCATTGTTTCTTGATGAAGTGGGCGATATCCCGCTGGAATTACAATCTAAGTTGCTGCGGGTTATTCAGGAAAGAGAAATTGAACGTCTGGGAAGCAATAAAATTATTCCCGTTGATGTCAGACTGATTGCCGCAACTAATTGTAATTTGCATCAGATGGTCATTGATAAGCAGTACCGCAGCGATCTTTATTATCGTCTGAATGTGTTTCCTATTGTGATTCCGCCGCTACGCGGTCGTCCGGAAGATATTCCTCTGCTGGTTAAGTTTTTTACCAAAAAGATTGCCCGTCGCATGAACAGACATATTGAGAGTGTGCCAACAGAAACTATCAACTTGCTTAAGAAGCTACCCTGGCCGGGAAATGTGCGTGAGCTGGAAAACGTCATTGAAAGGGCGGTGATACTGACCAAAGGCACCACGCTGACTCTTCAACCGCATGAATTACAGCATCATCTTTCACCTATGGACAGCCATCCTCAGCCGGTAAAAGTTATGGCTAAGCTGATGAAAACCAAACCGGTAAAACTGGCCGATGATGATGAAACTGAACGTCAGGAAATTATCCGGATACTGAAAGAAACCAACGGCATTGTTGCTGGCCCGAGAGGAGCAGCAGAAAAACTGGGACTTAAGCGCACCACTCTGCTATCCCGCATGCAGCGCCTGGGTATTTCAGTAAAGGATATTCAGGATAATGACTAG
- a CDS encoding NAD(+)/NADH kinase, producing MITDRKLILVTRPTRLQELIQRYGTKGQAEFYLKHLGESFDYYQEEHRLFMQAYDSIVEKLRLTGRLQVLDRRFLPTYQFSDDDIVVVLGQDGLVANTLKYLSGQPVIGINPIPAAYDGILLPFKVSDLTGVLKSLLLNRSTIKLIKMAEATTNRGQSLLAVNDLFIGPASHSSARYEIVSGNQRERQSSSGVIISTGLGSTGWFKSILAGAAGIAGVEVSSKLTQGFSWDSDFLYFSVREPFPSKTTGTNLIFGKVDSAHPLSLQSNMADNGVIFSDGIENDRIDFTAGTLVNIGISKSVGKLVV from the coding sequence ATGATTACTGATCGCAAATTAATATTAGTAACCCGGCCTACGCGCTTACAGGAGCTTATCCAGCGCTATGGCACCAAGGGGCAAGCCGAATTCTACCTGAAACATTTGGGAGAGTCATTTGACTACTACCAAGAGGAACATCGCCTGTTTATGCAGGCGTATGACTCTATAGTAGAAAAACTCAGGTTAACAGGCCGGCTGCAAGTATTGGACCGGCGTTTCTTGCCTACTTATCAGTTTTCTGATGATGATATTGTAGTGGTATTGGGGCAGGACGGTCTGGTTGCTAATACCCTGAAATATTTGTCTGGCCAGCCGGTAATTGGAATTAATCCTATTCCTGCTGCTTATGATGGCATATTGTTACCTTTTAAGGTCAGCGATTTAACCGGAGTTTTGAAATCCCTTCTATTAAATCGCTCAACAATTAAATTAATCAAAATGGCAGAGGCCACGACTAATCGTGGCCAATCGCTGCTGGCGGTTAACGATCTATTTATTGGTCCTGCCAGCCATAGCTCCGCTCGCTATGAAATTGTATCCGGTAATCAGCGTGAACGACAAAGTAGCAGCGGGGTGATTATCAGCACCGGTCTTGGTTCTACCGGATGGTTTAAAAGTATTTTGGCGGGCGCGGCAGGTATTGCCGGAGTAGAGGTTTCATCTAAACTGACTCAGGGATTTAGCTGGGACAGTGATTTTCTCTATTTTTCTGTCAGGGAACCTTTTCCCAGTAAAACGACAGGAACCAATTTAATTTTTGGTAAAGTGGATAGCGCTCATCCATTAAGCCTTCAGTCTAATATGGCTGATAATGGTGTGATTTTTTCAGATGGAATTGAAAACGATCGTATTGACTTTACAGCAGGTACCTTGGTTAATATTGGTATTAGCAAAAGCGTTGGTAAACTGGTGGTGTAA
- a CDS encoding SPFH domain-containing protein gives MFGLNFIKADSSTHLIQFQKGQVVRQGIGMSFYYSSFTSTLAAVPVSSKELPFVFLLQTSDFQQVTIQGQVTYCISTPEQAAKMLNFTIKSSGRYVSDDPQKLDDRVQRSVQVAVRDRLQQQPLREALVFAPELIQYLKTQLASSEVLEALGVSVLDVAITAISPSPETAKALEAEVREQLLKESDDAIYIRRLSSIEQEKAVKEKELATEVAIQRKKQEIEETKIEAQRMVLQKKYVLNEEKIKAEIAEEQQRQALVQLTSENERALADVAAYGIEKRMKVYESVGPEILKALAMSSMRPEQLIAQVFENLTQGENKVGNLNISPELLNSLIRQEAS, from the coding sequence ATGTTTGGATTAAATTTTATTAAAGCTGACTCATCAACTCACCTGATTCAATTTCAAAAGGGTCAGGTTGTCAGGCAGGGGATAGGGATGAGTTTTTACTATTCATCTTTTACTTCAACACTCGCAGCAGTACCGGTTTCAAGTAAAGAGCTGCCATTCGTCTTCTTACTACAAACCTCAGATTTTCAGCAGGTTACTATTCAGGGGCAAGTGACTTATTGTATTTCTACTCCGGAACAGGCAGCAAAAATGTTGAACTTCACGATTAAAAGCAGTGGACGTTACGTTTCTGACGATCCTCAAAAATTGGATGACAGAGTACAGCGCAGCGTGCAGGTTGCGGTTCGTGACAGATTACAGCAGCAGCCCCTGAGAGAAGCGCTGGTATTTGCTCCGGAACTGATTCAATACCTGAAAACTCAGTTGGCTTCATCTGAAGTATTAGAAGCCTTGGGGGTTAGTGTTCTGGATGTAGCGATTACAGCGATTTCACCATCTCCGGAAACGGCCAAAGCGCTGGAAGCAGAGGTGCGTGAACAGTTACTGAAAGAGTCTGACGATGCAATTTATATCCGCCGTTTATCCAGTATCGAGCAAGAGAAGGCGGTAAAAGAGAAAGAACTGGCTACGGAGGTGGCAATTCAACGTAAGAAGCAAGAAATTGAGGAAACGAAGATTGAAGCTCAGAGGATGGTACTACAGAAAAAATATGTGCTGAATGAGGAAAAAATTAAGGCTGAAATTGCTGAAGAGCAACAGCGACAGGCACTGGTTCAGCTTACCTCAGAAAACGAACGAGCGTTGGCAGACGTAGCCGCATACGGTATTGAGAAACGAATGAAAGTGTACGAGTCTGTTGGCCCTGAAATTCTTAAAGCTCTGGCAATGAGCAGTATGCGCCCTGAACAGCTAATAGCTCAGGTATTTGAAAATTTGACTCAGGGAGAGAATAAGGTTGGCAATCTGAATATTAGTCCAGAACTGCTTAATTCACTGATTCGTCAGGAGGCATCATGA
- a CDS encoding NUDIX hydrolase, translating into MQSEQEFLKHYDSSKFPSPIVTVDSVLFTLKDEALCVLLVKRANHPQQGYWGLPGGFIDMLRDETIYQTAIRKIVEKTGVTPAYLEQLETFSGAERDPRGWSLTTAYFALIAYQNCQTQIDDVLDAQWWPVKQVPSIKEIAFDHQHIIEKAIYRLEQKTLYSMLPVYCLPDEFTLSELQTVIETILDKPIQRKSLVRRFDASGIFEETGKFAATGSRQAKIYRKKDNVDIQNFSRNLGAD; encoded by the coding sequence ATGCAATCAGAACAAGAGTTCCTCAAACATTACGACTCCTCCAAATTTCCCTCACCCATAGTCACGGTTGATAGCGTACTGTTTACGCTAAAAGATGAAGCGTTGTGCGTACTATTAGTGAAACGCGCCAATCACCCTCAGCAAGGGTATTGGGGATTACCCGGTGGGTTTATTGATATGTTGCGTGATGAAACTATCTACCAAACGGCTATACGGAAGATCGTTGAGAAAACTGGGGTTACCCCCGCTTATCTGGAGCAGCTTGAGACATTCTCCGGAGCAGAACGCGACCCAAGAGGCTGGAGTCTGACAACTGCCTATTTTGCACTTATTGCTTATCAAAACTGCCAAACTCAGATTGATGATGTATTAGATGCACAGTGGTGGCCAGTAAAACAGGTTCCATCGATAAAAGAGATCGCCTTCGATCATCAACATATTATTGAAAAGGCTATCTATCGCCTGGAACAGAAAACCTTGTATTCAATGTTGCCGGTTTACTGCCTGCCTGATGAATTCACATTATCGGAACTACAAACAGTAATCGAAACAATTCTGGACAAGCCGATTCAACGCAAAAGTCTGGTAAGGCGCTTTGATGCTTCAGGTATTTTTGAAGAAACCGGCAAGTTTGCAGCTACAGGATCACGACAGGCGAAGATCTATCGTAAAAAGGATAATGTAGATATTCAGAACTTTTCGCGTAACTTAGGTGCAGATTGA